In Synergistaceae bacterium, a single window of DNA contains:
- a CDS encoding HD domain-containing protein, with translation MNLIKIAELSKLTPGDSFKSIFVITELFQKTDKNGRSYYDVSVSDSTGNIEAKIWSDATWIDRSTAEKESSDEILSEEQTLELLGKTVGVHGKTTEYRKQLQFNFSKITLLNQDKFPAAQYLPRSPIPIEEMLTRYESLVDSCRPQIANFIKYVYKDQVWLQFRDWPAAVSHHHAYANGLLEHTLAVADCAKSMAESMRRSGYDIDVDIVVAGGLLHDLGKIDSYKMTSIPEMTLEGAVIDHVAKGYLRLMQYAEEYKLDESLKLHLAHIMLSHHGQRDFGSPVVPATPEALIVSSADELDFRIFCWNESVKDLPDNQPISQWHNATGRRFWKRESSEE, from the coding sequence ATGAATCTAATTAAAATTGCCGAACTCTCAAAATTAACTCCAGGAGATTCCTTTAAATCAATATTCGTTATAACAGAACTATTTCAGAAGACTGATAAAAATGGAAGATCTTACTATGATGTTTCTGTCTCCGATTCTACAGGCAATATAGAAGCCAAAATATGGTCTGATGCAACCTGGATTGACAGATCCACAGCAGAAAAAGAAAGTTCTGACGAAATATTGTCTGAAGAACAGACACTTGAATTGCTGGGGAAAACTGTAGGAGTACATGGGAAAACTACAGAATACCGCAAACAATTGCAATTCAACTTTAGCAAAATAACACTCTTAAATCAGGATAAATTCCCTGCTGCACAGTATCTTCCCAGATCTCCCATTCCTATAGAAGAAATGCTAACGCGCTACGAAAGTTTAGTCGATTCATGTAGACCTCAAATAGCCAATTTTATAAAATATGTTTATAAAGATCAGGTTTGGCTGCAATTTAGAGATTGGCCTGCAGCTGTCTCGCACCACCATGCCTACGCCAATGGTTTGTTAGAACACACTCTTGCTGTTGCTGACTGTGCTAAATCGATGGCAGAATCAATGAGACGTTCCGGTTACGATATTGACGTTGATATTGTGGTTGCAGGCGGCCTTTTGCACGATTTAGGGAAGATAGATTCTTATAAAATGACGTCAATTCCTGAAATGACATTAGAGGGAGCAGTTATAGATCATGTGGCTAAGGGATATTTGCGTCTTATGCAGTATGCCGAAGAGTATAAATTGGATGAAAGTCTTAAACTTCATTTGGCTCACATAATGCTCAGCCATCACGGACAGAGAGATTTTGGTTCTCCAGTAGTACCAGCCACCCCGGAGGCTCTTATCGTATCCTCTGCTGATGAACTAGATTTTCGAATTTTTTGTTGGAATGAAAGCGTAAAAGATCTGCCGGACAATCAGCCTATATCTCAGTGGCACAACGCCACCGGAAGAAGATTCTGGAAAAGAGAGAGCTCCGAGGAATAA
- a CDS encoding RluA family pseudouridine synthase — translation MGNEFYITIDQAGRRIDRLLRTTYPHVSLGAIMKAIRKGEVRLNGEKVSVSTRLEEGQFLQVPWQKNVSESFFHNHAQNETNHSPIETIYKDNHIWVLNKPAGLLTQPNVKNGDSLITRALSELNWTRTDFCPATVQRLDRNTSGLVIIAMSGLTLRVFSEVIRSRNVKKIYYAVVLGDIQNEGEIDAPLLKDPESNTVKIDKDGQNALTRYKKLASIGKFSIVEIELVTGRPHQARVHMSSVGHPILGDKKYGGGNQAARPMLHSYSITLPQDLIIPEELRNKTFVAPIPKDMLCFFN, via the coding sequence ATGGGAAATGAGTTTTATATAACGATTGATCAGGCAGGACGTCGTATAGATAGGCTGCTGCGGACAACATATCCCCACGTCTCACTCGGTGCGATTATGAAGGCCATCAGAAAGGGAGAAGTTCGACTCAATGGTGAGAAAGTATCTGTAAGCACCAGGCTTGAGGAGGGGCAGTTCCTTCAAGTACCATGGCAGAAAAATGTTTCGGAATCTTTTTTTCATAATCATGCTCAAAATGAAACTAATCATTCCCCAATTGAAACTATCTATAAAGACAATCATATATGGGTGCTTAATAAACCTGCCGGCCTGCTGACTCAGCCCAATGTTAAGAATGGAGATTCTTTGATTACGAGGGCTCTATCAGAGTTAAATTGGACGAGAACAGATTTTTGTCCTGCCACTGTACAACGCCTTGACAGGAACACTTCTGGGTTGGTAATTATAGCAATGTCCGGGTTGACCCTGAGAGTGTTCTCTGAGGTTATAAGGTCACGTAATGTAAAAAAAATATATTATGCAGTGGTTTTAGGGGATATTCAGAATGAAGGAGAAATCGATGCTCCACTCCTCAAAGACCCTGAAAGCAATACAGTAAAAATAGATAAAGATGGACAAAATGCTTTAACACGCTATAAAAAACTTGCGTCAATAGGAAAGTTCAGTATCGTGGAAATAGAGCTTGTCACCGGGCGCCCTCACCAGGCTAGAGTACACATGTCATCAGTGGGACATCCTATACTAGGCGACAAAAAATACGGTGGAGGGAATCAGGCAGCACGCCCTATGCTTCACTCTTATTCAATTACCTTGCCTCAAGATTTGATTATTCCGGAAGAGTTGAGAAATAAAACTTTTGTTGCTCCAATTCCAAAAGATATGCTGTGCTTTTTTAACTAA
- a CDS encoding DUF805 domain-containing protein codes for MDFLNDFCKEYFVMWKNATNFTDRTNIKGYWMAFLVNFIIIAILGLIGQFILRTNLLNYVYGAAVLIPGIAVTIRRLNDTGKEWYWILVGIIPIIGFFWIVWLLCQPSIADNGAPTI; via the coding sequence ATGGATTTTTTAAATGATTTTTGTAAAGAGTATTTTGTAATGTGGAAGAACGCCACTAATTTCACCGACCGTACAAATATTAAAGGCTATTGGATGGCATTTTTAGTAAATTTTATAATTATCGCAATTTTGGGCCTTATCGGCCAATTCATACTTAGAACCAACTTATTAAACTATGTATACGGAGCAGCAGTGCTAATACCTGGGATAGCTGTAACTATTAGACGCCTTAATGACACTGGAAAAGAGTGGTACTGGATATTAGTCGGAATAATCCCGATTATTGGTTTTTTTTGGATTGTGTGGCTGCTCTGTCAACCTTCGATAGCAGACAACGGAGCTCCTACGATATAG
- the rpsO gene encoding 30S ribosomal protein S15: MIKKEKKEQLIEEYKVHGADTGSTEVQVAILTARIRELTDHMRIHKKDFHSRRGLLIMVGKRRKLLQYLKKRDFARYESLIQRLGLRH; the protein is encoded by the coding sequence ATGATCAAAAAAGAAAAGAAGGAACAGTTAATCGAAGAGTATAAAGTACACGGAGCAGATACTGGCTCAACTGAAGTGCAGGTCGCTATTCTTACGGCTCGTATTCGTGAGTTGACAGACCATATGCGAATTCACAAAAAAGATTTCCATTCACGCAGAGGACTTCTGATTATGGTAGGGAAACGTCGTAAACTACTTCAGTACTTAAAGAAAAGAGACTTCGCTCGATATGAGTCTCTGATTCAGCGTTTAGGCTTACGTCACTAA
- a CDS encoding polyribonucleotide nucleotidyltransferase has product MKKVYELELYGKKISFEIGRLAKQANAAVLAKQGNTVLLVTAVLAEKARDGLDFFPLLVDYEERYYAAGKVPGGFIKREGRPTEAAILSGRMIDRSIRSQFDDWMRNDVHVVATVMSVDQMNPANILGINGASMALSISDIPWNGPVGAVRIGCLNGELVVNPDESEMSESTLELVVSGNRDGITMVEAGAQEVSEEVLVDAIELANEAIRQIIDFIDTVRNEIGKEKAILPTPEVISEIDEWIEREIYNDIYSAVQINEKQPRKAAIAEAQKKAEAQFSEVMPGSESYIASKIEETVKKCVRLLLVEEKLRADGRTTDELRKISCEIDILPMAHGSALFTRGETQSLGVTTLGIVGTDDQVLDGLKLDEPSKRFILHYNFPPYSVGEVRPMRGPGRREIGHGALAEKALAPVLPSEADFPYVVRQVSDILESNGSSSMASVCSGSLSMMAAGVPIKKQVAGIAMGLIAENGKYEILTDIQGLEDHYGDMDFKVAGTREGVTALQMDNKAGGINREILTKALRQANKARVQLLDIMDEVISEPRSDVAEVAPKITTLQINPEKIRDVIGKGGAVIRSLVQTSGAKIDIDDNGVVSIAAVNNESAQIAIKLIQDIVREVEVGENYVGTVTRLMTFGAFVELLPGKEGLLHISEVSDHRIPKIESALNVGDKVLVTVKEIDDMKRVNLSRKRLLSMLDELSQDPKFEEQIEIEKQREEEYANLPKNEDGVRHENMGRSRKDFPSSDKNREARPARRFDRDKRR; this is encoded by the coding sequence ATGAAAAAAGTGTATGAATTAGAACTATACGGAAAAAAGATTTCATTTGAAATAGGACGTCTTGCAAAACAGGCAAATGCAGCGGTATTGGCAAAACAGGGGAATACAGTGCTTTTGGTTACAGCAGTGCTTGCGGAAAAAGCAAGAGATGGATTGGATTTTTTCCCGCTTCTTGTCGACTATGAGGAGCGTTATTATGCTGCGGGTAAAGTTCCCGGCGGTTTTATAAAAAGAGAGGGGCGTCCTACTGAGGCTGCAATTCTCAGTGGTAGAATGATTGACCGTTCAATACGCTCACAATTTGACGATTGGATGAGAAATGACGTTCATGTTGTGGCTACAGTAATGTCAGTAGATCAGATGAACCCAGCCAATATACTTGGTATAAACGGAGCCTCTATGGCTCTTTCAATTTCTGACATACCTTGGAATGGTCCAGTAGGTGCTGTTCGCATAGGATGTTTGAATGGAGAGTTGGTTGTCAACCCTGACGAGTCAGAAATGTCTGAGAGTACTCTAGAGCTTGTTGTTTCAGGCAACCGTGACGGAATAACAATGGTAGAAGCAGGTGCTCAAGAAGTTTCAGAAGAAGTCTTAGTGGATGCTATCGAGCTGGCCAATGAGGCTATTCGTCAAATAATAGATTTTATTGACACAGTTCGCAACGAAATAGGAAAAGAAAAAGCGATACTTCCAACACCTGAAGTTATATCAGAAATAGATGAATGGATAGAGAGAGAAATTTACAACGACATTTACAGTGCGGTACAAATTAATGAGAAACAGCCGCGTAAAGCAGCTATTGCTGAGGCACAGAAAAAAGCAGAAGCTCAATTCTCAGAAGTTATGCCAGGTTCAGAGAGTTATATCGCATCAAAAATCGAAGAAACTGTAAAAAAATGTGTGAGACTACTTCTTGTTGAAGAAAAATTGAGAGCAGACGGACGTACAACGGATGAGCTTCGTAAGATTTCATGCGAGATTGATATCCTCCCAATGGCACATGGCTCAGCTCTTTTCACACGCGGTGAAACCCAATCTTTAGGTGTCACCACTTTAGGAATAGTGGGAACAGATGACCAGGTATTGGACGGCCTTAAATTAGACGAGCCTTCTAAGAGATTTATACTGCATTACAACTTCCCCCCTTATTCAGTTGGAGAGGTTAGACCTATGCGTGGCCCGGGACGAAGAGAGATAGGACATGGTGCTCTAGCTGAAAAAGCGTTGGCTCCCGTACTTCCTTCTGAAGCGGACTTCCCTTACGTTGTTCGTCAAGTCTCAGACATCTTGGAATCAAATGGTTCTAGTTCCATGGCAAGTGTTTGTAGCGGAAGTCTTTCCATGATGGCGGCAGGTGTACCAATAAAAAAACAGGTTGCAGGTATTGCAATGGGGCTTATCGCAGAAAATGGCAAGTATGAGATATTAACAGACATTCAAGGTCTTGAAGATCATTACGGAGATATGGACTTTAAAGTTGCTGGTACAAGAGAAGGAGTTACTGCACTTCAAATGGACAATAAGGCCGGTGGCATCAATAGAGAGATTTTGACAAAAGCACTCAGACAAGCCAATAAAGCAAGAGTTCAACTGTTGGATATTATGGATGAAGTTATATCAGAACCGAGATCAGATGTAGCGGAAGTTGCTCCGAAAATTACGACACTGCAGATTAACCCTGAAAAAATTCGGGATGTTATAGGCAAGGGCGGTGCTGTAATTCGCTCTTTGGTTCAGACATCAGGCGCAAAAATAGATATAGATGATAACGGTGTGGTGTCAATTGCGGCTGTAAATAATGAGTCCGCTCAAATCGCAATCAAATTAATTCAGGATATCGTACGCGAAGTTGAAGTTGGAGAAAACTATGTTGGGACCGTTACAAGGCTTATGACCTTTGGAGCGTTTGTTGAACTTCTTCCCGGTAAAGAAGGGTTGCTGCACATAAGTGAAGTAAGCGACCATCGTATTCCTAAAATAGAAAGTGCCCTAAATGTAGGAGACAAAGTTTTAGTCACGGTAAAAGAAATAGATGACATGAAAAGAGTGAACCTAAGCCGTAAACGTCTGTTAAGTATGTTGGACGAACTTTCACAAGATCCTAAATTTGAAGAACAAATTGAAATAGAAAAGCAAAGGGAAGAAGAATACGCAAATCTCCCCAAAAATGAAGATGGTGTCAGACATGAAAACATGGGGAGGTCACGCAAAGATTTCCCAAGCTCAGACAAAAATAGAGAAGCACGTCCGGCTAGGCGTTTTGACAGAGATAAGAGAAGGTAG
- the dut gene encoding dUTP diphosphatase, translating into MDKIVIKVKTENNISLPAYATPGSSGMDLRASESARITAGERACVGTGLFLEIPIGYEAQVRPRSGLALKKGITVLNTPGTIDSDYRGEIKVILANLGNEDFIVEPGDRIAQIVFAPVMQVSLVKTDELEDTDRSSGGFGSTGVN; encoded by the coding sequence ATGGATAAAATAGTCATAAAAGTAAAAACTGAAAATAATATTTCTCTTCCTGCTTACGCAACTCCCGGATCGTCCGGAATGGATTTACGCGCCTCAGAATCAGCGAGAATTACAGCCGGCGAACGAGCTTGTGTTGGAACAGGGTTATTCTTAGAAATTCCTATTGGGTACGAAGCCCAAGTACGTCCGCGCAGTGGACTGGCGTTAAAAAAAGGAATAACTGTTCTCAATACACCTGGGACAATTGATTCTGATTATCGTGGGGAAATAAAAGTTATTCTTGCCAATCTTGGCAATGAAGACTTTATTGTTGAGCCGGGGGATAGAATAGCACAAATAGTGTTTGCGCCTGTAATGCAGGTCAGTCTCGTAAAAACAGATGAACTTGAAGATACAGACCGTTCATCCGGAGGGTTTGGAAGCACTGGGGTAAACTAG
- the thrS gene encoding threonine--tRNA ligase — translation MAFFTTPEGKRYEADSVSVRQLFEIWRLKKALGAKINGSFVSFDKILTEDTEIIPISADMEEGLDILRHSTAHLLAHAVLRLYPEAKFGIGPSIKDGFYYDIRFPKPISDEDLPKIEAEMRRIAQEKIPFIREELPKVEAIKFFTERGEDLKVEMIQNIDEGEVLSIYKAGDFADLCRGPHVPHTGSCKFFKLLSLAGAYWHGDEKNEMLTRIYGTAFGSEDELKEHLRRLEEAKARDHRKLGRELGMFTFLKESPGFPFFLPNGMAVMNKLIEFWRVEHAKRDYVEIKTPMILDRALWLRSGHWDHYKDNMYFTTIDDAPFAIKPMNCPGGILVYKNDIHSYRELPMRVAELGFVHRHERTGALHGLLRVRAFTQDDAHIYCTPEQIKDEIKAIMSLSNYIYKDVFGFNYYIELSTRPEDSMGDPALWDLAEEKLKEALEETGTPFKLNPGDGAFYGPKIDFHLEDCIGRTWQCGTIQLDFQMPEKFEMTYIGADGAEHRPVMIHRAVLGSLERFMGILIENYAGAFPFWIAPVQLRLLQVSSNFADYTMKLKKELQAKGLRIEVDERDEKLGKKIRDAQLQKVPYMLIIGQKEVDSGTVSVRDRSKGDIGSMDMETLLTHLGGEFNPIKN, via the coding sequence ATGGCATTTTTTACAACACCGGAAGGTAAACGCTATGAAGCAGACAGCGTATCAGTTCGCCAACTTTTCGAAATATGGCGTCTAAAAAAAGCTTTAGGAGCGAAAATTAATGGATCTTTTGTCTCTTTCGATAAAATACTAACAGAAGACACAGAGATTATTCCTATCTCAGCTGATATGGAGGAGGGCCTTGACATACTACGGCACTCAACGGCTCATCTTTTGGCTCATGCAGTTTTACGCCTATATCCGGAAGCAAAGTTTGGAATAGGGCCGTCAATAAAAGATGGTTTCTACTATGATATTAGATTCCCTAAACCGATATCTGATGAAGACCTTCCAAAAATTGAAGCTGAAATGAGAAGGATAGCACAAGAAAAAATCCCATTTATAAGAGAAGAGCTCCCAAAAGTAGAAGCTATAAAATTTTTCACAGAACGTGGAGAAGATTTGAAGGTAGAGATGATTCAAAATATAGACGAAGGTGAAGTTCTGTCTATTTATAAAGCAGGAGATTTTGCAGATTTATGCCGTGGCCCACACGTGCCGCACACTGGCAGTTGCAAGTTTTTTAAACTTCTCTCTCTTGCAGGTGCATATTGGCACGGAGATGAAAAAAATGAAATGCTTACAAGAATATATGGGACGGCTTTCGGAAGCGAAGATGAATTAAAGGAACATCTTCGTCGTTTGGAGGAAGCTAAAGCAAGAGATCACAGAAAATTAGGGCGAGAGCTTGGAATGTTTACTTTCCTCAAAGAAAGCCCCGGTTTTCCTTTCTTCCTTCCAAATGGCATGGCTGTCATGAATAAACTCATAGAATTTTGGAGAGTTGAGCATGCAAAGAGAGATTATGTAGAAATTAAGACACCCATGATACTTGACAGGGCTCTCTGGCTTAGATCTGGACATTGGGATCATTACAAAGACAACATGTATTTTACTACTATTGACGATGCTCCTTTTGCAATAAAACCGATGAACTGTCCCGGCGGGATACTTGTATACAAAAATGATATACACAGTTATCGAGAATTGCCTATGAGAGTGGCTGAACTGGGTTTCGTACACAGGCATGAACGCACGGGGGCATTGCATGGCCTATTGCGTGTTAGAGCCTTTACACAGGACGATGCCCATATTTATTGTACTCCCGAACAGATAAAGGATGAAATAAAGGCGATTATGAGCTTAAGCAACTACATTTATAAAGACGTTTTCGGTTTTAATTATTATATTGAACTTTCAACAAGGCCGGAAGATTCGATGGGGGATCCAGCTCTTTGGGATTTAGCTGAAGAAAAATTAAAAGAGGCTTTAGAAGAAACAGGAACTCCTTTTAAGCTCAATCCAGGTGATGGCGCTTTCTATGGACCGAAGATAGATTTCCATCTGGAAGATTGCATAGGAAGAACTTGGCAGTGTGGAACCATCCAGCTGGATTTCCAAATGCCAGAAAAGTTTGAAATGACATATATCGGTGCTGACGGAGCGGAACATCGTCCAGTGATGATTCATAGAGCGGTATTGGGTAGTTTGGAAAGATTCATGGGCATACTCATTGAAAACTATGCAGGGGCCTTCCCTTTCTGGATCGCACCTGTTCAGTTGAGACTCCTTCAAGTCAGCTCTAACTTTGCCGATTACACTATGAAACTAAAGAAAGAGCTTCAAGCAAAGGGGCTCCGTATTGAAGTTGACGAAAGAGATGAAAAGCTTGGAAAGAAAATTAGGGATGCTCAACTTCAGAAAGTACCATATATGCTCATTATAGGTCAGAAAGAGGTAGATTCGGGAACAGTTTCTGTACGAGATAGGTCTAAAGGAGATATTGGCTCTATGGATATGGAAACGCTTTTGACACATTTGGGTGGAGAGTTTAATCCAATAAAAAATTAG
- a CDS encoding translation initiation factor IF-3 codes for MHLSPADVFGCQVDPRRKSLGLGAFCIEPHFIWKKYLRRCNAIATNIKEDEFRVNTEIKSAEILLIDEKGEKRGIVKIADALQMAEDAALDLVEVAPTAKPPVCRIMNYGKYRFQQQKKDKDARKKQKSHVVKEIKMRPKIDKHDYDFKVKALRKFLKEGNKVKTSIFFRGREMAFLDRGREVLNKVILEVEELGKVESEPRMEGSYMRIMIAPLPPEVIAKAKSVKAVLAEEASAAETAIKEENTDTNTETEA; via the coding sequence ATGCACCTCTCACCTGCCGATGTTTTCGGTTGTCAGGTTGACCCCCGTAGAAAGAGTCTGGGGCTTGGTGCATTTTGCATCGAGCCTCATTTTATTTGGAAAAAATATCTCAGGAGGTGTAACGCCATAGCAACAAACATAAAAGAAGACGAGTTTAGAGTTAATACGGAAATTAAGTCAGCAGAGATTCTTCTCATCGATGAGAAGGGCGAGAAGCGAGGTATAGTTAAAATAGCAGATGCACTACAGATGGCAGAGGATGCAGCACTAGACCTCGTTGAGGTCGCACCTACTGCAAAGCCGCCAGTATGTCGCATAATGAATTACGGCAAATATCGTTTTCAGCAGCAGAAAAAAGATAAGGATGCTCGAAAAAAACAAAAGAGTCATGTAGTAAAAGAAATAAAAATGCGTCCTAAAATTGACAAACATGATTACGACTTTAAGGTAAAAGCATTAAGAAAATTCCTTAAAGAGGGAAATAAAGTTAAAACATCGATTTTCTTTCGCGGACGTGAGATGGCCTTTCTGGATAGGGGACGGGAAGTCCTTAATAAAGTAATACTTGAGGTTGAAGAGCTAGGCAAGGTTGAGAGTGAACCTCGTATGGAAGGATCCTACATGAGAATCATGATAGCCCCTCTGCCCCCCGAAGTTATAGCTAAGGCCAAATCTGTAAAAGCAGTGCTCGCAGAAGAGGCGTCTGCGGCAGAAACAGCAATCAAAGAAGAGAATACAGATACTAATACGGAAACAGAAGCATAA
- the rpmI gene encoding 50S ribosomal protein L35, translating into MPKLKTHSGTKKRFKLTGTGKVSFKKSGRGHLLSTKNSKRLRRLKKKGILPLAVASHVKKVLPYD; encoded by the coding sequence ATGCCTAAACTGAAGACACATTCAGGCACAAAAAAACGCTTTAAACTTACGGGAACTGGCAAGGTAAGCTTTAAAAAAAGTGGAAGGGGTCACCTTCTATCAACAAAGAATTCTAAACGCTTGCGCCGCCTAAAGAAAAAGGGAATACTTCCGCTCGCAGTAGCATCACACGTTAAAAAAGTATTGCCCTACGATTAA
- the rplT gene encoding 50S ribosomal protein L20 has protein sequence MRVKGSSASRNKLKKLYKVTKGFWGQKKNVTRRAREAYLHALSSSFIDRKRKKRDFRKLWIVRINAAARANGMAYSALISGLKKGNIAINRKMLADLAVNDMAAFAQLVEKAKAAL, from the coding sequence ATGCGAGTAAAAGGTTCTAGCGCAAGTCGTAATAAATTAAAAAAATTATATAAAGTGACAAAAGGTTTCTGGGGGCAGAAGAAAAACGTAACACGTCGTGCTCGCGAAGCCTATCTGCATGCTTTATCAAGCTCATTTATAGATCGTAAAAGGAAAAAACGAGATTTTCGTAAGCTTTGGATTGTACGTATAAATGCAGCCGCACGAGCAAACGGTATGGCATACAGCGCTTTAATTAGTGGGCTTAAAAAAGGAAATATAGCAATAAATCGCAAAATGCTTGCCGATCTTGCAGTAAATGACATGGCTGCTTTTGCTCAGCTTGTCGAGAAGGCTAAAGCGGCCCTCTAA
- a CDS encoding potassium transporter Trk encodes MSNKYIYNIPISPVDSLFLATSGVCVTGLTTVNVATELGFLSQIILLMLVQLGGLGFMTGMMFLAMAVGKRIGVRNRMSFLSGLGVEGLQGAVKLFRIIIYYTLFIELTGALFLFWGFRLHGDPYLNSIYYAIFHSICAFCSAGFSPIINGMQVFSSSYFIPGIIMILVTLGGIGFPVVVECWQMISKKKQLSYYSKIVIFISLSLVFIGTILILISDWNESLKDLPYLSRIWNALFASITCRTSGYDTLSPAQFSTLGRIVMIILMVFGASPSSTGGGIKTTTVGVLAISVWNELHSRRETTFMHKTIPHITERRALALTVVYVMTFFIAAILLTFIEGLPFSDIIFESASAMGTVGLTTGITAKFSTAGKMIFVLLMFWGRVGILTFFASIVSRDKGPEVKYPDINILIG; translated from the coding sequence TTGTCTAATAAGTATATTTACAACATTCCGATTTCACCTGTAGATTCACTTTTTCTTGCAACATCAGGCGTATGTGTGACCGGTTTGACCACTGTAAATGTTGCGACAGAATTGGGGTTTTTATCACAAATCATCTTATTAATGCTGGTTCAGCTTGGTGGATTAGGATTTATGACTGGAATGATGTTCCTGGCTATGGCAGTAGGAAAGCGTATCGGTGTAAGAAACCGTATGTCATTTCTTTCCGGACTAGGTGTGGAAGGTCTACAAGGAGCAGTAAAACTTTTTAGGATAATAATTTACTATACTCTTTTTATAGAACTTACAGGAGCTCTCTTCCTTTTTTGGGGTTTTAGACTTCATGGAGACCCTTATCTGAATTCAATATATTACGCTATTTTTCACTCTATATGTGCTTTTTGTAGCGCAGGTTTTTCGCCAATAATAAATGGCATGCAGGTTTTTTCGTCCTCATATTTCATTCCCGGAATTATAATGATTCTTGTTACACTAGGTGGAATAGGGTTTCCTGTTGTAGTTGAATGTTGGCAGATGATCTCTAAGAAAAAGCAATTATCTTATTACTCTAAAATCGTCATTTTTATTTCACTTTCTCTTGTGTTCATAGGCACAATCCTAATTCTTATCTCTGATTGGAATGAGTCGTTGAAAGATCTCCCCTATCTTTCCAGGATTTGGAATGCTCTGTTTGCAAGTATAACTTGCAGAACTTCAGGATATGACACATTGTCTCCTGCACAATTCTCCACTTTGGGACGTATAGTAATGATAATATTAATGGTATTTGGAGCGTCTCCCTCCTCTACAGGTGGAGGAATTAAGACAACCACAGTTGGAGTGCTTGCTATATCAGTATGGAATGAGTTGCACAGCAGAAGAGAGACCACCTTTATGCATAAAACGATTCCTCATATCACTGAACGTCGAGCTCTGGCTTTAACAGTAGTATATGTTATGACTTTTTTTATTGCGGCTATACTCCTTACTTTTATTGAAGGACTTCCGTTTTCCGACATAATTTTTGAATCTGCATCTGCGATGGGAACTGTAGGATTAACCACAGGAATTACTGCAAAATTTTCTACTGCTGGTAAAATGATATTTGTTCTTCTTATGTTTTGGGGAAGGGTCGGAATCCTGACATTTTTTGCCTCAATAGTTTCTCGAGATAAGGGGCCAGAAGTAAAATATCCGGATATAAATATCCTAATAGGATAG
- a CDS encoding TrkA family potassium uptake protein: MTNNKKVYLIIGLGRFGISFSEKLVELGQTVIGVDNQIAPVTEMAEKIDVAAQIDVEDEASLIKIGAKEVDVAVVAIGESIEASILCTSILVDIGVPLVIARASNAVHAKVLNRVGAHSVIMPERQMGQHMAENMVYPWYDSFTKIDGGDFVLGKITPTKDMIGKTIADLRFMQRYDAVAVLLEHNGKQLVPLPNRPFETGDKLWVLGHKDSMNKLVSKEQ; encoded by the coding sequence ATGACAAACAATAAAAAGGTATATTTAATAATAGGACTGGGACGTTTTGGGATATCCTTTTCTGAAAAGCTTGTGGAGCTTGGACAAACAGTTATTGGAGTGGATAACCAGATAGCACCAGTTACAGAGATGGCTGAGAAAATAGACGTTGCTGCACAGATAGATGTAGAAGATGAAGCTTCCTTAATAAAAATCGGAGCCAAAGAAGTTGACGTAGCTGTTGTTGCAATAGGCGAATCAATAGAAGCTAGTATTTTATGCACATCTATATTAGTGGACATTGGTGTTCCATTAGTAATTGCCAGGGCATCTAATGCCGTACATGCAAAGGTATTAAATCGTGTTGGCGCTCACTCTGTTATTATGCCCGAGAGGCAAATGGGACAGCACATGGCTGAAAATATGGTATACCCCTGGTATGATAGTTTCACAAAGATAGATGGAGGAGATTTCGTTTTGGGGAAGATTACTCCTACCAAAGATATGATTGGAAAAACAATAGCGGATTTGCGTTTTATGCAGAGATATGACGCTGTTGCTGTTTTGCTTGAACATAATGGGAAACAATTGGTTCCCCTACCTAACAGACCCTTTGAAACTGGAGATAAATTGTGGGTATTAGGGCACAAAGACTCCATGAATAAATTGGTATCAAAAGAACAGTAG